In Prosthecobacter debontii, the sequence GGCCACCAAGAATGTGCGCTGGGAAGGGCAATGCATCTGGCGCTATCATCCGAAAACGAAGCTCTTTGAAATCTATGCCGAAGGCGGTGGCAATACCTTCAGCCTCGACATTGACAGCAAAGGTCGCGTCTTTTCCGGCACGAACAATGGCAAGACCCGTGGCATGCACTATGAGCAGGGCAGCTACGGCATCAAAGGCTGGGGCAAGCATGGTCCTCTGACCAATCCCTATGCCTTTGGGTGGTTCGAGCACATGAAGCACGAAGGCGATGAGAAACGTTTTCCTCAAGCTTTCACGGTGTATGAAGGGGGACTTCTCGGTTCCTCCTACGAGGGAAAGATCATCGCACCGAACTCCCTGGCCAATGTGGTGTATGTCAGCGAAGTGATCCCGGATGGCTCCACCTTCCGCACGAAGGATGAAGAGAATTTGATGGGATCACCGGACCGCTGGTTCCGCCCTGTGTGGACTGGCGTGGGCCCCGATGGCGGCCTCTACATGGCCGATTGGTATGATACGCGCCTCAGTCACGTGAGCCCGGTGGACGACTGGCACAAGACCAGCGGCCGCATCTACCGTGTGCGTCCTGCTGCTGGTTCACCGAAGCTGAAGCCCTTCGATCTGGCCAAGGCTGCGCCAGAGGAGTTGCTCGGGTATCTGACTTCGCCTAACGAATGGTTTAGAAAGCAGGCGGCTTTGGAGATTGCTTGGCGTGGTCTGACGGAGCTGAAAGAACCGCTGAAAAAGCAAGTGGAAGGGCAGGGGACCTATGCTTTGGATGCGCTGTGGACGCTCGATATGCTCGGGGCTGCGGACGATTCGCTGGTGGATGGTCTGCTCTCGGCCGAGGATCCTTATGTGCGCCGCTGGGCAGTGAAGATCATCGGCGAGCAGCGTCGAGGTTCGGAAGCTTTGGTCCGTCTGGCCAAGTCGGAAAAACATCTCGAGGTGCGGGCTCAGATCTTAGCCTCAGCCAAACGTCTCTCGGCTCACGATGCGCTGCCTCTGCTCTGGAGCGCTGTGGGGGATGAGGATGCCAGCGGTCACCTGCCGTTGTTGGCTTGGTGGACCCTGGAGTCCAAGTCGGAAAAAGAGCGAGACGCTGTTTTTGCCTTCTTGAAAGAGGATGCCGCTTTTGTGAAGTCGGAGGTCTTCCGTGAGACCTTGGCCAAGAAACTCACTCAACGTTATGCCATGGCTGGAGGTGCGGAGAATCTGCAATCCTGCGCGGATTTGCTCGCGCTGGGCAGTGACTCGGAGACTCGCGCCCAAGTGATCGCGGGGCTGGCCGCTGCCTTTGAAGGCACTGAGATGCCACCGCTACCGGAGTCTCTGTCCAAAGCGCTTCAGGATTACCTCATGAAAGAGTCCGGCGGGGATCTGACGCTGGCGCTGCGCACGGGCAGCGCCGATGCTTTGAAGCAAGCGCTCAAGGTGCTGGGAGATAAGGACGCCTCGAATGCCCAGCGCATCAGTGTGGCAAAGACAATGGCTGAGCTGAACAAACAGGAAGCGATCGCGCCGATGGTGGCCATCCTGAGCAGCAGCACCACCAGCCCTAGCCTCAAGCGGGGTGTGCTGCATGCAGCGGCCAAGTTTGAAGACAAGCGCATCGCCCAGGCACTGCTGCAAGGTTACGAGGCGCGTATTGCCGGTGACAAAGCTCTGCGTGAGGATGCCCTGCGTGTCCTAGCGGGGCGCAAGGAGTGGGCACAGATGCTGGTGCACTTCGTCAATGAAGGCAACGTGCAGGCCAAACACATCAGTGTGGATACGGCCCGGCAACTCAGCCTCTACAAGGATGCGGAGATCGATGCCGCCATTGATCGCCACTGGAAGACGCTGCTGGCGACAGGCCCCACGGAAGCCAAGGAGAAAGAGATGGCCCGCATCAAGGCCGTGCTGAAGACAGGCTTGGGTGATCCAGACAAGGGCAAGCTCCAGTTCATGGGACGCTGCGCCATTTGTCATAAATTGTTTGGCGAGGGCAACTCGATCGGTCCTGAACTCACGGGCTATGATCGCACCAACCCCGATTTCTGGCTGGATAACATCTTCAATCCAAGCCTGGAAATCCGCGAGGGATTTGGCAACTACATCGTGAAGCTGAAAAATGGCCAGATGCTCACCGGCATCATGGATGCGCAAGACGCCAGCGGCATCGTGCTCAAGGACATCGCCGGCAACAAGACCTCCGTGAAACAAGCGGAGATCGAGAAGCTGGAAGCCTCCCCTGTTTCCATGATGCCCGAGGCCCTCACTACAGGCATGAGCGATGCCGACCTGAAGGACTTCTTCGGTTATCTGATGAAGCCTTGAGAAAGCCCTGATGTCGGCGCATGTGAATCCGTCAGGCCTAACGATTCATTCCTGACTCACCCCTTCTTCAGGGCATCCCGGCTCTGTTCTACCAGATACAGAGGCGCGCTGATGGAGGGGGTGCGGGAGGAGTAAACCACTGAGATGGGCCCGCCCTCCTCATGCTGATCATAAACGCTGGAGGTGACCACGGAGGTGTGGCTGTGACTCGCGCCGACGGAGTCCGTGTAGGTGTAAGCCAGCTTGTAGCGTCGGCTGCCGGACTGCGGGTTGTAGCTGCGCTTTTCGCGGATGACGCCCGTGGTTTCGACACCGTGATCACAAAGCTCACGCATTTGATAGCCGCGTGTGACAGCTTGGTAAATGATCAACCCGATGATCCCGCAGACCAGCAGGATGGGGAGGAGAATCGCCAACAGGACTTCCAACATAGGCTGAAGAGGGGTTCTCGGGTAGGCTAACCGGAGCGGCTTTTTTTAGCAAGTCTCGAATGTTAGGCTGTGAACCTTCATGCAGAATGCGGGCTCTCTGCATCACGCATACAGCACCCGAAAGGGGCGTAACCAACTGACGATGACGCCGATGAGCAATGCCAGGATGCCGAGAAGCTGAGCCGAGGGAAGATGCAGCGGACTGAATACGGCAACGGCCAAATACACGGCTCCAAACCCCGCGATGGCACCGGCAATGTTGTAGAGATGGCGGCCGAAGTGGTGGTCGTTGGTGAAGGCGGCGGCATTGGCCACGGCGGCCAGAAGCAGAACCAGCGCGACGTAGCTTCCGGCTTCAATCTTCCAGACGAAGCCGAGAATCAGACTAACTAACGATGCGAAAATTAATCCGCCGACCACCACGCCCTCCCAATACTCACGCGGGCGCAGGGCCTGACGGGCAAAGCGATCCATGACAATGAAGAAGGAACTGAAGCCTCGGGCCAGGTGGGACCACAGGGCGAAGACCAGCCACATGCCAATGACAAGGCCGCTGAGCACAGGCGAGACGTCTTTTAACAAGGTACTGACCACTTTGTAAGCGATAAAGCCGCCAAACATGATCGCGTTTTGCCGCCCTTCGGTGAACTGATTCATGAAGTGCGCGAAGCGCAGCTGCAGCCGGTAAACTGACGAACGCGCTCGGAAGGACTCCACCAAGCCCATGCGGGCGCTTTCGCTCATGGGGCTCAGGCGCAGAGCTTCGAGAAAGTGTTGGTTGGCGCGTTTATGATCGCCTTCCATCAGCGCCTGCCAGCCCGCGCTGGTATGCGCACTGTCATCATCGGGGTCCCGCTGAAGTTGATACTCGATCAGGCTTTTGTGGTCGCCATCCTTCTTCTGCATCAGCAGCGCCGCCGAGAGGACTTCAGCGGCCATGGTGTTTTCCGTGTCCAACTCCAGAGCCTTGCGTGCACAGACCTCCGCCTCGGCATACTCGCGCAGGCGCAGGTGGATGCGGCCTGCCACGGCGTGGGCAAAGTCATTGTCAGGATCGATGCCCACCGCTTCTTCCGCATGCTTGAGGGATTCACGGATGGCTGAGGTCTGGCCATCTTTGGCACGGGCATTCAGGGCCAGGGCGAGGACACTGCGGGCCAAGACATCCTCCGGCTCCAGGCCGACGGCACGCTGAGCGGCATCCACGGCTTGAGCTGCGGTATCCTCTTCGTTCAGCCAGCACAGCGCCAGCATGACATAACTGGGAGTGTGACCAGGGTCCAGCTCCAGCGCCTGCTTGTAGCTGCGGATGGCATCGGCATAGCGATGCTGAGACTGAAGCAGACGACCACGGGCAAAGTGAGAGCCTGCGCTGGAGTAGTCGGAGTCGTGCATGGGGGGACGGTTAGCGTTTGATCAGTCCCAGATACTTGAGCACGTCATCGTAGAAGCCACTTTGGTTGGAATACATGGCGTAGTTCTTGGCGCTTTCAAACCAGGCCTTCGTGGTCGGCTTATGGCGTGAGGCGGCCTTGATGAGGTCCTTGGTGGTGAGGGGCACGACTTTGCCGTTTTTCATGGCCTCCGTCAGCACTTCCTCGGTAGCGAGGTCGAAGACGGCCTTCAAATCTGCCCCGGAGAACTCCGGTGTCTTCTTGGCCAGCGCACGCGGATCGAGTTGGCCGATGGGTTTTTTCTCCGCCATCACTTCGATGATGGAAGCCCGACCCACTTCATCGGGTGGGGGCACGAAGAGGGTGCGGTCAAACCGACCCGGCCGACGAAAAGCGGGGTCAATGTGCCACGGAGCATTGGTTGCGCCCAGAATGAGCACGCCATCGTTTTGAGAGTCCGCCCCATCCATCTCAGAGAGGAACTGATTGATGAGGTTACGGCCTGCACTTTGACGCAGGTCACGACGGTCTGCGGCGAGGGCATCCACTTCGTCAAAGAACAGCACGCAGGGGGCGTTTTTGCGCGCCAGTTCGAAGACCTCGTGCATGTTTTTCTCCGAGTTACCGATCCACATGTCCAGGATCTGGTGCAGACCGAGGGCGATGAAGTTGGCCTTGATCTCACCCGCTGTGGCTTTGCTGATGAGGGTCTTGCCACATCCCGGTGGGCCGTAGAGCAGCACCCCGCCACCCACTTTCTTGTCGTAAGCTTTGAAGAGTTCCGCGTGCTGAAGCGGATACATGATCTTCATGCGGATCTCTTCCTTCAGCGCTTCCATGCCCCCCACGGAGGCGAAGTTGAGCTTGGGCTTTTCAAAATCCGCCAAACCCAGATCAAAGGCGGCTCCCCCCAGGGGATGATCATCGTCTTCCTCATCCTCTTCAGGCGCCTCGATCAAACTGCCGGAGGAGGTGAGGCCGGCTTTCTTTCGGCCACCACCGGCATCGTCCGTCGGTTTGACGTTTTTCAGATCCTTTTCCAGCCCTGGATCGGCCAGAGAGGCATTCAAAGAGAGGGCTTTATCGTAAAGGTTCCGTGCGCGCCGGAGGTCCCCCTCAGTCATGAGGATGCGTGCCAGGAGGACATAGCCAGGGCCGTAATCCGGCTTTTCCGCCACAAGCTGCTCGGCACGTACGGCGGCCTCGGAGATTCGGCCTTGCAGGAGCGCCACACGCGCCATGCCGAGCCGGGCCTCAGGATTTCCGGCTTCGTTTTTCAGGGCACGGCTATAGGCCTCCTCCGCTTCATCCGGTATCATTTCATCCATGCAGCCTTGAGCGAACAGCAGCAGGAGAGGCACATTGTCGGGGGAATGTTGCAGGGCGAGGCGAAGCGCTTCGAGGTTTGAGGCCATGCCTCAGAGTCCAGCCTGCGCATGGGGAGGCGCAAGAGATTTTATCGAGCCTTTCGCATGAAGTGAGGGCCGGATGCGCACGTAGGTAGCAGATGCGTTATTTCTGGTCCTTGATCCTGGCTGTTCACTTGCACGCTGCGGCTGCCGGTGAGGTGGTGCTTAATCTGGAACCCACAAAGGAGTTTCCCCGTAACTCGGAGGGAGCTTTCATCACGCTCAAGTCCGGTCACCTGCTGTATCTCTACACCCAGTTTTATGGGGGGGCTTCGGATCACAGCGCGGCACGGATCGTGGCCCTCGAGTCCCAGGATGGTGGACGCACTTGGAGCCGTGAGCCGCGGACTCTTTTAGAAAATCACCAGGGGGCCAATGTGATGAGTGTCTCGCTCCTGCGCCTGCAGAGTGGTCGCATCGCATTGTTTTACTTGTTGAAAAATACCTGGTTAGACTGTCGGCCGCATGTGTGCTTCAGCGACGATGAAGCGGCGACCTGGAGCGAACCGGTGCGCATGTTGGAGGCTCCGGGTTACTTCGTGCTCAACAATGACCGCGTGATCCAACATCGCAGCGGACGCTTGATTGCTCCACTGGCCTCCCACCGCGCGCGAAATGCGGACCCAGAAACGAGCAAGTCCTTCGATAGCCGAGCCATCGCCCTGTGGGTGATCTCTGACGATGAAGGCAAGACCTGGAAAGAGGCCCCGCAGTGGCAGGCTCTACCAGTGCCGAGCACGCGCACCGGTTTGCAGGAACCAGGGATCGTGGAGCTCGAGGATGGCTCTCTACTCAGTTTCTTCCGCACGGATCAAGGGGTGCAGTATGAGTGCCGCTCGAAGGATCGCGGGGAGAGCTGGACGCCGGTAGCTCCGGGGCCGCTGAACTCCCCCGCCTCTCCAGCCAGTCTGAAGAGACTGCCCCGTGGTTCGGCCCTCCTGGCGGTGTGGAATGATCACAGCGGTGACTTTCCCTTCGTGGAGAAGAAGCGCACGCCCTTAGTGATCGGTCTTTCAGACGACGGCGGTCACACCTGGAGTGCTAAGAAGGTGATCGAGTCTGATCCCGAGGGGTGGTATTGCTACACGGCTCTTCATTTTGTCGAAGATGCCGTGCTGCTGGCCTACTGCGCCGGAGATGCCCACGTGGGCGGCCTGAATCGGCTGCGCATCCGGCGCATTGAGTGGGCGGATCTGAAGTGAGCAGTCGGGCTCGACAGCTTGCCTTAGGCTTCGTGGTTAGCGAATCGGCGGGCCATACCACTGGTAGCACATCATGTAAACAATGACGCCAGTGATGGAGACATAGAGCCAGATGGGGGCCGTCCACTTCGCGATGCGCATGTGCTTATCCCAACGCTGGCGCAGGGCAGGGATGACCGTCATGATGATCATGGGGAGATTCACAATCGCCAAGAACACGTGGCTGATGAGAAGCCCATAGTAGAAGGTCTTGATGGGGCCGGTCCCCGCAAACTTCACATGCAGCACATGGAAATGATAATACAGGTAGCAGCCCAAGAACACGGCTGAAAACATCAGCGCTGTGGCCATGCAGGCGATGTGGGCTTTCTTCTTGCCCGCTTTGATGAAGATGAGGCCGAGGATGATGAACACCGTGGCGCAGGCATTCAACGTGGCGTTGATGGGAGGCAGATCGTAAACAGTCATGGGGTGGTTGAGCTGTGGCTAAACGATGGCTGAGTGGTTGAGCGATGGTTGGAAAACAACGGCTCAGCCATAGCTTAACCACTGTTCCTCCATCGCTCAGCTAGTTCATGGAGCTTTCTCGTCTGTCTCCTTCTCTTTTTCTTTGAGCAGGTAGTTCAGGTCTTTGCGCAGTTGGGCCTCGAAGTAATCCTGGAACTGGGGGTCGGCATTCATCAGATCGTAGAGGGTGCCGCGCACGTGTCCTTTGGAATCCACCAGCGCCACGCGCAGGTCATGGATGTATTTATCATCGGGAGAGAGGCGATCCGCTTCCGGGAGGTCCTGCACCGGGCGGAATTTAAAAAACTGCGTCATGTAACGGCGCACCTCATCCTTGTTGCCATTCACAAACCACCAGGGATCGGTATCCTTCACATCAATGCCGCGGGCAAAGAGCTGCATCATCTCAGGCGTGTCATCGGGGTCGAGGGTGAAGGAGACGAAGTGGATGTTGGGATTGCCCCGATACTCTTCCTGCAGCTTCTTCAGCTTGGCGATGACACCGGCACAACCACGGGGGCAGCGGGTGTAAACCCAGGAGGCCAGGAGGATCTTCCCGCGCAGTTGATCCAGATGCACCGTCTTGCCATTGCGCTCGGTCAGCTCCAGATCCCGCTCCAAACGGCCCAGGAAAGCCGGCCGATCCTTTTCCTCACTCCGGGCCTGCTGCTGCATGGCCAGCAAGTAGTTGTAAAACACGACCACCCCCAGCACCGCAATGATGATGGGAATCCAGATGGCCCAAGGCGTGAGAGAGGGTTTCGGGGAAGGGGAATCGGACATGAGGGGATTCAATAATGACGAGGGAAAAGCGGATGTCGAATGAGTTACGTCTGGAGGATGATGCTGACTTCGACGGATTTAAGGGCTAGTGGCCTGTGGAGCCTAGCGGAGGTCGCAAAGGGGGCGCTCGGAAGTGTTCCTCCGGAAAGTCGCACTGGCTTGTCAGGACATTCCTTCCTTCACGTCGTTGAATGAGAATGTAGCTCATCCATCAATAAAAGACTGGGCTTTTTTAATACGCGTTTTATTTGAAGGAATGATCGGTAGGATTTCTTGGAAGATGGAGTTGCCATTACGACCCAGGGGGCGGGGAAGCTTTCTTGCTGGGGTAGTGACCGTTTTAGGACTAGGGGGCAGTCTTTCGGCGGCTGATCTGGGCAGTGAACTGGAGGTGGTTCGTGATCCAGCCCGATTACCCGGCGCTTCCCAGGTGGTGCTCAGCTACAGTGATGCGGTGGAAAGAATCCAGGATAGCGTGGTGACCGTCCTCACTGAAGCTGCAGCAGAGGAGGTGCGTGAGGACGAAGCTTCGAAGTCGAAGCTTCCGCGCTTTGATCTGGGTGAAGAGATGGAGGAATCATTACCGAAAAACCGTGGGAACGGCTCAGGGATCATCATTTCCAAGTCCGGCTACATCTTAACCAATCATCATGTGGTGGCCGATGCGGCCAAAATCACCGTGAGATTAAGAACATCCGAAGATGAACTCGCTGCGGTCGTAGTGGGAGGGGATCCCATATTTGATCTGGCGTTGCTCAAAGTGGAAGCTCAAGATTTAGCCCCGGCCACGTTGGCTGATAGCTCAAACGTGCGTGTCGGAGACGTCGTGTTGGCGCTCGGCAGCCCCTTTGGATTGGAACAGACGCTCACGATGGGCGTCGTGAGTGCGACGGGGCGCTCCACGGTAGGGTTGATCCGCAACGGATTGGAAGACTTCATCCAGACCGATGCGGCCATTAATCCAGGGAACTCTGGCGGCCCTCTCTTGGATGGTCTGGGCCGGGTTGTCGGAGTCAATACCGCACGCTACATGGGAGAAAATATTGGCTTTGCGATTCCTATCAACCTAGCTCTCAAAGTGGCTGAGGACCTGGTGCAGTATGGGATCGTCGTTCGTGGGTATTTAGGCATCCGATATGCAGAGCTAGCCGCGAGTGAGTTAAAAAAAGCTGGGGTTCCGACAGGTCGGATGGGCATCGTTATCACGGACATTATGGCTGCTAGTCCTGCAGATAAAGCAGGGTTTCAGCCTGGCGATGTGATCTTGGAAGTGAATGGACGTAAAATCCGCAGCGGAACGCATCTACGCTTGGTGCTAGCGTCTAAAGCCCCTCAAGCCGAAGTCTCAATCAACGGATTGCGTGAAGGCCAAGAGATCTCATGGAAGGTGCTGCTAGGCATTCCTCCTGAGGTGGAGAAATATCAAGCTCAGACGCAGCCTTCAGGGCTGGAAGTTTTTCCTGGCTTACGGGTCATGATGTTGACTGATGCTCTGCGGATCAAACTCAAGCTCACTGATGTGCGAGAGAAACGGGTGTTGATTGCTCAAAGTTATCCGGCAGGAGCAGCCCAAAAGCAATTGCAAGAGGGAGATCAATTACTCGCTATCAATGGGCAGTCAGTCTCGACGATCGATCAGGTCCAGAAGATTTTTTCGGACCCTGAAGCCACTCGCTTCATGCTGAAAGTGGTGTCTCAAGACAAAACCACCTATCAACTGATCACCCGCTCTTAAATCTGTTTTATGAAGGTAAAGTTACTTTTTTTAGCTTTGGTATGGGTCAATCTGATTTCTGTTTGTGCTCAAGAGCACTTTCAGTTAGACGCGAATTTAAAGCTGTTCTCTCGAGAGCGCCCAGGCTTGATAGGTTTCCTTGGTGATCCGACTACAGGACATCAAAGTCAGGACCAAAATTTATCCTGGTTACCTTCGGGGCTGCTCCTCAGTCAGAGCCTGCGACCTTATGGATCACTACGCCTGTGGTCCAATAAAGACGGCGATGTGCGGTTTGTTGGAACGTTGAACGCCTCTGGTGAATGGGCAGTCTCCGCCGACGGCGCTCTCATATGCTCGCAGGTTCCCAAGATGGAATCAGATCCCACTGCGGGTAGGGACAAGCGGTTTAGGCCCCACGGACTCGTATGCCATCGTTTCAGTGACAAAACGCGCCTTTGGAAATGGGAACCTGACACGAAGAGGATCTGTGACGTCAGTTTCAGCCCTGACGGCAAGAAGGTCGCTGTGGCTGTGCATAAAGATATGCAGCTGACCGTTTGTTTTTTGGATGCCTTGACGGGTAAAGAACTCCAACAGGTCACAATACCGGGAGTGCATGGCTTGGATGGATCACTCCTGTATCATCAGGATGCCATTTGGGTAATGGCGGGGACCGCTCAGGATAGGAAGTTCTTTCGTCTTTCAGAGGAGGATCTGAAGCCGGAGCCTGTGTTGATGGAGAAGTTAGGGGGGATGCACTCCAGCCTCGACGAACAATGGCTAGCCATTGTTAGCGCGGTGGATTTTCAGACCAGTTATCAAGTCTATCAGAGGGAGGGGCAATCGTGGAGGCTGGCATTTCAGGGAGATGGCGAGGTGTCCGATGATGGAGGCTATCTCCCAGTCACTGCGGCATTGTTTTCGCCCGATGGCCGCTGCTTTTTCGTCTCTTCGAGGAATTCCGCGAAACTGATTTCCCTTCCAGATGGGAAATTGCTCAAGAGCTTTTCAACAGGCTGCTTGGGGGCGGCTTTTTCACCCAAAGGTGATATTTTACTTCTAGCCCAAGAAAGTGGCTTTACGCGCCTGGATACCCGAACTTGGACACCGATTCCTGCCCAAACGGTCTCTCTTCACCAATCTCCAGTCAGATCGTTGCTCTTTCTTGATGGTGGTAAACGTTTATTAAGCCATGCGTGGGATTCGATGGTGATCTGGGATCTGGCTTCAAGAAAAGCTGCTGCTGTCCTACAATGCGATCAAGAGGATCCGGGGTATTCAGTCCCAGCTTTGGTCAATCAAGGTCGTGAACTGATTTCCTCTGACTGTCGCAATTTCATTCGCTGGACCCTGCCTGAGATGCGGCCGGTGAACGGTCCACCGCAAGTGCTCAAGGGTTCCCAAGCTTTCACGGGGCCAGCCATGGAAGAGATGTCGAACCTGAAAATCTTTGCTGACGATGACGGAAGTCATGTCATTACGGGTAGAAATGGACGATGGTTTTTTCGGGAAAGCCATGAAAAGAGTCGGGTTCTGGATCTAAAAACACTCGGGCGCACAACCGCGTGGCCAGTCTCATGGGCGACGTTTTTGTCAGGGGATAGGGTGGCGTCTTTTGCTTCGGTATGGATGGCACACATCGATTTGACCAATGGGAGCGTCATACGATCTTATGAACGGAATCCTAGTCCTTGGGGGGAGCCCTTTCAAACCCTGCCCAGTGATAGAAAGCTCTGTGCCGGAGGGAGCTCAAGAACGATCCGCATCTTCGACCCTGAGACGGGCCAGGCAATCCGAGAGTTCTCGGCCTCGGGATATTCAGACGGTTTTACATCCACTCCTTTTGGGCCTCCCGCTGCCTTTAGCAGTGATGGTTCTTTGATGACCACCGTCGTGACCAGTGAACAGTTTGAGTTTCTCTTTTTCTGGGATGCGCGGCAGGGCATTCCGTTGGGCGGGATCGAACTCAAAGACGATGAAGTCACTTGTTTGGCGTTTACGCCAGATAGCAAGGGTTTGGCGGCAGGACATCACAACCGCTCCATCTCGCTGTGGAATGTCCAGAAAGTCTTGGCTTCACTTCGCCCTGAAAGTGAACTCCTCCCGAAAGCTCCGCCGCCTCAAAAGACAAAGACTTCCTATGTGATGAGCCATAGCTTTCCTGGCGCGACTCTCCAGGCAGACGACGAGCTGAAGTGGAGCTTTCGTTCAAACGGTTCAATTCAGGTTGGCGAGACATTACCATCTTTTGGAGAATTGAAAGTGCAAGACGAAGTCATTGAAGGCAGAAGCCGCCGCTTTTGGAATCGTTCAGATGGTCAGTTGGGATCATCGTTTGTGGCAATGGTCGAGGGGGAAACTAAAGATGGGAAAATAGCGGTTTCTAGACTCTTCCAACGATCAACGTGCCTCGCCCTTGGTTATGATGCGATCGATGGTGTCTCCAACTTGAGCGCTGAGCCGCGAACCGTGGCTATCGAGTTTAGCCTCACGCTTCCTGCGGGCTGTCAACGATTGCAGACAGAGAGCCAGCGAACGATTGAGTGCCCCACGGATGGGGTCGTGAGATTGGAAGATGGGGAATGTTGGTTAGCGGCCAGTGATGCGTTTGGTTTAGATCAACCATTTCCGGCGATTCGTGTTCGTTCATGGTCTGCGCTTCATTCACCGGAACTGCTTTGGGACAAATCCTCCCAGGTTTTAAAGATGAAGTATCAAGTGGAATTGAAGCCTTACGAAATGCGTTGGCTTAATCACTGTCTCGCCTTTGTTAAACGTCCTGAAGGTGGGGCTATTGACGATTTTGAAATTCCTAAATCAGCAGATTTTTGTCATGCTATTGGTTGGGGGGAGGGTAAGCGAGGTATCAATTTTGGTCAGATTCACAATGGCCTCCCTGATGCTGCACATGGGTTTCTCTCGGTATGGAGCCCCGAGATGAAATTTGAATTAGAGAAGGACTCTTTCGGGTTTGTATGGGATGCCACCTACGGAGGGGGGCGCTCGGGAGAGTTAGGTGCTGAGCAGCTCTTTGCGCCTTGGATTGAGGAACGGCCTTTCGGGTTCGGTGGGCGTAGCATGCTACGTGGACGCAAGATTGTGGATGCTAAGCTTTATGCTTCAAGTCCCTGTAGCTTTGGATCTTTAGATGAGGGGCTCAGCCTCTATCGAACGGATTTTTCTCGTGCTGATTATCCCGTTACGGTCTGGCAGGATATGTTAAAGAATAACCTCGCGGAGGAGAAAGAATTTCGATTGAGTTATATGCATTCTTTCGCAAGTCCAGTCACAGAGATCGTGGATAATCATGGGAGAGTTTACAGGCTGGATCAGCTCGAAGAGCTGAATGCTTCAAAGGCTCAAGCTTGTGCCTTCGTGATCGCAGGTGATGCCCGCCCTGCCACTTTGATCACCTTGACGCGTCAAGGTGGCAAGATTCACAGTTCTTTGCGGCGGATGAGTGATGGCGTCTTTGCCCAGGATTACCGGATTACGATTGGCCCCTCAAGTGCGGTCGCCTTGCTGCATGCCGCTTGTCAGCGGCCTCTGAGTGCCTTTGCCAATCCAGAGGAAGCCTTTGCCGATCTTCTATCCATGCGTAAGCCAACTTCGACTAACGTTCTGGATAAATTTAACGAAGTCAGAGACGGTGTTCCTATTCTCAATGGCTCACGTTTGGAACCTTGAAGAATTGGCGTGCTGTTCATCATTCCCGATAGCCGTGACTTTATCGCGGGCGAGGTGGAGAGCCAAACCTTGGAAGCTTGACTACCGTTTCCAGGCGAGTGTCGTGACAATCAGAATGGCGGGGAGATACATGAGGGTGCAGAAGAAGAGCTTGCGGGCGGTGACACGCTCGGGGTTCTTTTGGAAAACGAGGGCCAGTTTGCACAGCCAACCGGCCAGGATGAGGGCCAGCGGGAGAAACAGCCAGGTGATGACGAGGCCCTGCTGCACGGGGTAAAACATCAGCAGCAAGGTGGCGATGGAGTAGGCGAGGGCGTGCTTGGAGGTGCGCACACCGGCTTCGTCGTCATTG encodes:
- a CDS encoding ATP-binding protein, which produces MASNLEALRLALQHSPDNVPLLLLFAQGCMDEMIPDEAEEAYSRALKNEAGNPEARLGMARVALLQGRISEAAVRAEQLVAEKPDYGPGYVLLARILMTEGDLRRARNLYDKALSLNASLADPGLEKDLKNVKPTDDAGGGRKKAGLTSSGSLIEAPEEDEEDDDHPLGGAAFDLGLADFEKPKLNFASVGGMEALKEEIRMKIMYPLQHAELFKAYDKKVGGGVLLYGPPGCGKTLISKATAGEIKANFIALGLHQILDMWIGNSEKNMHEVFELARKNAPCVLFFDEVDALAADRRDLRQSAGRNLINQFLSEMDGADSQNDGVLILGATNAPWHIDPAFRRPGRFDRTLFVPPPDEVGRASIIEVMAEKKPIGQLDPRALAKKTPEFSGADLKAVFDLATEEVLTEAMKNGKVVPLTTKDLIKAASRHKPTTKAWFESAKNYAMYSNQSGFYDDVLKYLGLIKR
- a CDS encoding DUF7133 domain-containing protein produces the protein MISARYFLPACLGLSWSCSLAAQSPDAVAGNEEVKKIMETRKGRGVMADDTPPTPPQEAVKLFTTRSDVAVDLMAAEPAVEQPLYASWDSQGRMWVTMYRQYQFPAGLKIISYDQHLRAKFDKVPLPPPRGEKGADKITVFEDTDGDGAFDKHTDVITGLNIASAALPGQGRIWVLNPPYLLSYADANQDGLPEGDPVVELSGFGLEDTHAVATNLQWGLDGWLYGANGSTTTGNISSAATKNVRWEGQCIWRYHPKTKLFEIYAEGGGNTFSLDIDSKGRVFSGTNNGKTRGMHYEQGSYGIKGWGKHGPLTNPYAFGWFEHMKHEGDEKRFPQAFTVYEGGLLGSSYEGKIIAPNSLANVVYVSEVIPDGSTFRTKDEENLMGSPDRWFRPVWTGVGPDGGLYMADWYDTRLSHVSPVDDWHKTSGRIYRVRPAAGSPKLKPFDLAKAAPEELLGYLTSPNEWFRKQAALEIAWRGLTELKEPLKKQVEGQGTYALDALWTLDMLGAADDSLVDGLLSAEDPYVRRWAVKIIGEQRRGSEALVRLAKSEKHLEVRAQILASAKRLSAHDALPLLWSAVGDEDASGHLPLLAWWTLESKSEKERDAVFAFLKEDAAFVKSEVFRETLAKKLTQRYAMAGGAENLQSCADLLALGSDSETRAQVIAGLAAAFEGTEMPPLPESLSKALQDYLMKESGGDLTLALRTGSADALKQALKVLGDKDASNAQRISVAKTMAELNKQEAIAPMVAILSSSTTSPSLKRGVLHAAAKFEDKRIAQALLQGYEARIAGDKALREDALRVLAGRKEWAQMLVHFVNEGNVQAKHISVDTARQLSLYKDAEIDAAIDRHWKTLLATGPTEAKEKEMARIKAVLKTGLGDPDKGKLQFMGRCAICHKLFGEGNSIGPELTGYDRTNPDFWLDNIFNPSLEIREGFGNYIVKLKNGQMLTGIMDAQDASGIVLKDIAGNKTSVKQAEIEKLEASPVSMMPEALTTGMSDADLKDFFGYLMKP
- a CDS encoding DUF3592 domain-containing protein, with amino-acid sequence MLEVLLAILLPILLVCGIIGLIIYQAVTRGYQMRELCDHGVETTGVIREKRSYNPQSGSRRYKLAYTYTDSVGASHSHTSVVTSSVYDQHEEGGPISVVYSSRTPSISAPLYLVEQSRDALKKG
- a CDS encoding tetratricopeptide repeat protein; the protein is MHDSDYSSAGSHFARGRLLQSQHRYADAIRSYKQALELDPGHTPSYVMLALCWLNEEDTAAQAVDAAQRAVGLEPEDVLARSVLALALNARAKDGQTSAIRESLKHAEEAVGIDPDNDFAHAVAGRIHLRLREYAEAEVCARKALELDTENTMAAEVLSAALLMQKKDGDHKSLIEYQLQRDPDDDSAHTSAGWQALMEGDHKRANQHFLEALRLSPMSESARMGLVESFRARSSVYRLQLRFAHFMNQFTEGRQNAIMFGGFIAYKVVSTLLKDVSPVLSGLVIGMWLVFALWSHLARGFSSFFIVMDRFARQALRPREYWEGVVVGGLIFASLVSLILGFVWKIEAGSYVALVLLLAAVANAAAFTNDHHFGRHLYNIAGAIAGFGAVYLAVAVFSPLHLPSAQLLGILALLIGVIVSWLRPFRVLYA